One part of the Janthinobacterium sp. 17J80-10 genome encodes these proteins:
- a CDS encoding N-acetylmuramoyl-L-alanine amidase: protein MSLPRPLFIAFIAATLAACAPFRPDTALPVMVAASPNFDLRRPNLVIIHHTSSDTVERARHSLTSPDRAVSAHYLIGRDGRIFQLVAEQARAWHAGKSWWAGQTDINSASLGIELDNNGSEPFAEAQIEALLALLADIRQRHKIPAANFIGHADVAPTRKSDPSVFFPWQRLAQQGFGLWCDAPIAPAPPAFDLHLALTAIGYDPATPDASRQAFRLHFIRSVLAPTVDEEKALAFCLLQSKALPK, encoded by the coding sequence ATGAGCCTGCCCCGCCCTCTTTTCATTGCTTTCATTGCCGCAACGCTTGCGGCCTGCGCCCCCTTTCGCCCGGACACGGCGCTGCCTGTCATGGTGGCGGCTTCCCCCAACTTTGACCTGCGCCGGCCAAACCTGGTGATCATCCATCACACCAGCAGCGACACGGTGGAGCGGGCACGGCATTCCCTGACCTCCCCTGATCGCGCGGTCAGCGCGCATTACCTGATTGGCCGCGACGGCCGGATCTTCCAGCTCGTCGCAGAACAGGCCCGCGCCTGGCATGCCGGCAAATCCTGGTGGGCCGGCCAGACGGACATCAACTCGGCATCCCTCGGCATCGAACTCGATAACAATGGCAGCGAACCCTTCGCCGAAGCCCAGATCGAGGCGCTGCTGGCATTGCTGGCCGATATCCGCCAGCGCCACAAGATACCTGCCGCAAATTTCATCGGCCACGCCGATGTCGCGCCGACGCGCAAGAGTGATCCGAGCGTATTTTTCCCCTGGCAACGGCTGGCGCAGCAGGGGTTCGGCCTGTGGTGCGACGCGCCAATAGCCCCGGCCCCGCCTGCGTTTGATCTGCACCTCGCCCTCACGGCCATCGGTTATGACCCGGCCACGCCGGACGCGTCACGCCAGGCATTTCGCCTGCATTTCATCCGCAGTGTGCTGGCGCCTACGGTAGACGAAGAGAAAGCGCTGGCTTTTTGTCTCTTGCAGTCCAAAGCGTTGCCTAAGTAG
- a CDS encoding DUF938 domain-containing protein, with protein sequence MSKQFSVACERNQEPILQVLRATLANCKSVLEIGSGTGQHAVFFGAHLPHLLWQTSDLPNNHPSILAWQQDAHCTNVLPPIALDVGTGAWPQGPFDAVFSANTCHIMAWDAVVSMFAGVARVLRTEGVLCIYGPFNYHGAFTSASNAQFDAYLKSQATHMGIRDFEAVDRLANTHGMTLEADHAMPANNRLLVWRRG encoded by the coding sequence ATGTCCAAACAATTCTCCGTCGCTTGCGAACGCAACCAGGAACCCATCCTGCAGGTTTTGCGCGCCACGTTAGCCAACTGTAAAAGCGTTCTGGAAATCGGCAGCGGCACCGGCCAGCATGCGGTGTTTTTCGGTGCGCACTTGCCGCATCTGCTATGGCAGACTAGCGATCTGCCGAACAATCATCCGAGCATCCTTGCCTGGCAGCAGGACGCTCACTGCACCAATGTGCTGCCGCCGATCGCCCTTGATGTCGGCACGGGCGCGTGGCCGCAAGGGCCGTTTGACGCCGTGTTTAGCGCAAATACCTGCCACATCATGGCATGGGATGCTGTGGTGAGCATGTTCGCCGGGGTTGCGCGTGTATTGCGTACCGAGGGTGTGCTGTGTATCTATGGGCCATTCAATTATCACGGTGCGTTCACCAGCGCCAGCAATGCCCAGTTCGATGCGTATCTGAAGTCGCAGGCAACGCATATGGGCATTCGCGATTTTGAGGCGGTGGATCGGCTTGCCAATACTCACGGCATGACGCTGGAGGCCGATCATGCGATGCCGGCGAATAACCGCCTGTTGGTGTGGCGGCGGGGCTAG
- a CDS encoding DEAD/DEAH box helicase, whose protein sequence is MSDTTFPLFADLNLSEPLVRVLKELGYETPSPIQAATIPILLENRDVLGQAQTGTGKTAAFALPILSRIDLRQNTPQALVLAPTRELAIQVAEALQRYATHIPGFHVLPIYGGQSYGPQLSALRRGVHVVVGTPGRVIDHLEKNSLDLSHLKTLVLDEADEMLRMGFIDDVETILQKTPASRQTALFSATMPSVIKRIAQTYLRNPAEVTIAAKTGTAENIRQRYWLVSGMHKLDALTRILEAEVFDGMIIFARTKLGTEELAGKLQARGFSAAAINGDLAQQQRERTIQQLKDGKIDILVATDVAARGLDVERISHVINYDVPHDPESYTHRIGRTGRAGRSGEAILFITPRERNLLKAIERATRQPVSVLELPSIQAVNDVRIARFKDQISETLASEGLEIFQSLIEDYERENNVPVLEIAAALAKLARGDVPLLLDKNRREPQEERSAQFERPARQERFERQDRFERPDRREQFERPAFPKKERILRAADPGMQTYRLAVGYAHGVKPGNIVGAIANEASLDSKHIGRIEIFDDYSVVDLPDDLPPQMLEHLKTVWVAGQQLHISRDSGQDVAAAPAAAPVAAKPVAHAPTEKPARKERPAPAEATERAAAPKKERSDRKGDMGMETYRIEVGHTHSVKPANIVGAIANEAGLDAKYIGRIEIFDDYSVLDLPEGMPKEILEHLKTVTISGHALGISPTGGRAANPGKMPDKKISLSTPKKGGDRRVEQKKFADKGFSKAGNAPPKPKAHRKGPKPT, encoded by the coding sequence ATGTCTGATACCACCTTCCCCTTGTTTGCCGACCTGAATCTGAGCGAACCTTTAGTCAGGGTATTGAAGGAACTTGGCTACGAGACGCCATCGCCGATCCAGGCGGCGACGATTCCCATCCTGCTGGAAAATCGTGACGTGCTTGGCCAGGCCCAGACCGGCACCGGCAAAACCGCCGCCTTCGCCCTGCCGATCCTGTCGCGCATCGATCTGCGCCAGAACACGCCGCAAGCGCTGGTGCTTGCGCCGACCCGCGAACTGGCGATCCAGGTCGCGGAAGCCTTGCAGCGCTACGCCACGCATATCCCCGGATTTCATGTGCTGCCGATTTATGGCGGCCAGAGCTATGGCCCGCAACTCTCCGCCTTGCGCCGCGGTGTGCATGTCGTCGTCGGTACGCCTGGCCGCGTGATCGACCACCTGGAAAAAAACTCCCTGGACCTGTCGCACCTGAAAACCCTGGTGCTGGACGAAGCCGACGAAATGCTGCGCATGGGTTTCATCGACGATGTCGAGACTATCCTGCAAAAGACCCCGGCATCGCGCCAGACCGCCCTTTTTTCCGCCACCATGCCTTCGGTAATCAAACGCATTGCGCAAACCTACCTGCGCAATCCGGCGGAAGTGACGATTGCAGCCAAGACGGGTACCGCCGAGAATATCCGCCAGCGCTACTGGCTGGTCAGCGGCATGCACAAGCTCGATGCCCTGACCCGCATCCTCGAAGCCGAAGTTTTCGACGGCATGATCATCTTTGCGCGCACCAAGCTCGGCACCGAGGAGCTCGCCGGCAAACTGCAGGCGCGCGGCTTTTCGGCGGCAGCCATCAATGGCGATTTGGCGCAGCAGCAGCGCGAGCGCACCATCCAGCAACTCAAGGATGGCAAGATCGATATCCTGGTCGCCACCGACGTGGCCGCCCGCGGACTCGATGTCGAGCGCATCAGCCACGTCATCAATTACGATGTGCCGCACGACCCCGAAAGCTATACCCACCGCATTGGCCGTACCGGCCGCGCCGGCCGCAGCGGCGAAGCGATCCTGTTCATTACCCCGCGCGAGCGCAATTTGCTCAAGGCGATCGAGCGTGCGACCCGGCAACCGGTATCGGTACTGGAATTGCCGAGCATCCAGGCCGTCAACGATGTGCGCATCGCCCGCTTCAAGGACCAGATCAGCGAAACGCTGGCAAGCGAAGGTCTGGAAATTTTCCAGTCGCTGATCGAGGATTACGAGCGCGAAAACAATGTTCCCGTGCTTGAAATCGCGGCAGCGCTGGCAAAACTGGCGCGCGGCGATGTGCCGCTGCTGCTCGACAAGAATCGCCGCGAGCCGCAGGAAGAGCGCTCGGCACAATTTGAACGCCCAGCGCGACAGGAGCGGTTTGAGCGTCAGGATCGGTTTGAACGTCCTGATCGTCGCGAGCAATTCGAGCGCCCTGCCTTCCCGAAAAAGGAACGCATCCTGCGCGCTGCAGATCCCGGCATGCAGACCTACCGTCTTGCAGTGGGCTATGCCCACGGTGTCAAGCCGGGCAATATCGTCGGCGCCATTGCGAACGAAGCATCGCTGGATTCCAAGCATATCGGCCGCATCGAAATCTTTGACGATTACAGCGTGGTGGATTTGCCGGATGACCTGCCGCCGCAGATGCTCGAGCATCTGAAGACGGTCTGGGTCGCGGGCCAGCAATTGCACATCAGCCGCGACAGCGGCCAGGATGTCGCCGCCGCGCCTGCAGCTGCACCTGTTGCAGCCAAGCCGGTCGCACACGCGCCAACCGAAAAGCCCGCACGCAAGGAACGCCCAGCCCCGGCAGAAGCCACGGAGCGCGCGGCGGCGCCAAAGAAAGAACGCAGCGATCGCAAAGGCGACATGGGCATGGAGACCTACCGCATCGAGGTCGGCCATACGCACAGCGTCAAGCCTGCCAATATCGTTGGCGCCATTGCCAATGAAGCCGGCCTCGACGCCAAGTACATCGGCCGCATTGAGATATTCGATGACTACAGCGTGCTGGATCTGCCGGAAGGCATGCCCAAGGAAATCCTGGAACACCTCAAGACGGTGACAATCTCCGGCCATGCCCTGGGCATCAGCCCGACCGGCGGCCGCGCAGCCAATCCAGGAAAAATGCCGGACAAAAAAATCTCCCTCTCGACACCGAAAAAAGGCGGCGACCGCAGGGTCGAGCAAAAGAAATTCGCCGACAAGGGCTTTTCCAAGGCCGGGAACGCACCGCCAAAGCCGAAGGCACACCGCAAGGGGCCAAAGCCGACGTAA
- a CDS encoding DUF3750 domain-containing protein, translated as MKVKKSIASILLWMLILGFGLSIANSQATTASADGETRSWRTAPRHSAGIAPDPAQHTDTAIVQVYAAPTYGWRGVFAVHPWIIFKRKGETAFTRYDVVGWRAPDVVQRNYALPDGLWYGSQPALLVDHRGQDIDAMITDIEAAIASYPYASEYQSYPGPNSNTFLAHIGREVPALRLDLPANAIGKDYRPVTRPVGLSSSGTGLQASLWGLLGLTLGLEEGLELNILGLNFGIDLNSPGLRLPFIGRLGLDDTTVTGQAADK; from the coding sequence ATGAAAGTCAAAAAATCCATCGCCTCGATATTACTCTGGATGCTCATCCTGGGTTTCGGTCTGAGCATCGCAAACTCCCAGGCAACCACCGCCAGCGCCGACGGTGAAACCCGCAGCTGGCGCACTGCCCCTCGCCATTCCGCAGGTATCGCGCCAGACCCGGCACAGCACACGGACACTGCGATCGTCCAGGTCTATGCAGCCCCGACATATGGCTGGCGCGGCGTTTTTGCGGTGCACCCCTGGATCATCTTCAAGCGCAAGGGCGAAACGGCGTTCACCCGCTACGACGTGGTGGGATGGCGCGCGCCGGATGTCGTCCAGCGCAATTATGCGCTTCCTGACGGCCTATGGTACGGGTCGCAACCTGCCCTGCTGGTCGACCATCGGGGCCAGGACATCGATGCCATGATCACCGACATCGAGGCAGCCATTGCGAGCTATCCCTATGCCAGCGAATACCAAAGCTATCCCGGGCCCAACAGTAATACTTTTCTGGCGCATATCGGCCGCGAAGTACCGGCGCTGCGGCTCGACCTGCCTGCCAATGCCATTGGCAAGGATTATCGCCCGGTGACCCGGCCTGTCGGGCTCTCCTCATCCGGCACCGGGCTGCAAGCTTCCTTGTGGGGACTGCTGGGGTTGACCCTGGGCCTGGAAGAAGGACTGGAGTTGAATATCCTGGGACTGAACTTTGGCATCGACCTCAACAGCCCGGGCCTGCGCCTGCCCTTTATTGGCCGGCTGGGACTGGATGACACGACGGTGACTGGCCAGGCAGCGGATAAATAA
- a CDS encoding T6SS immunity protein Tli4 family protein, protein MMKVSKKRFVAAGLFIVALLVYFHINPIAFPANAEEKKNMEPYIQNMKTQCYGRFLVDVPQESTREGNGSYEYGFGKVSVELQAGGLQHFQAYITGLEKDLASQYIRNGASKLTHAESFSDSGKLLASYANEAGIGFNMLGLVKKENVLFKVTANGSDKSDLDTFSRNLQELIPYLKPLADDAIPTGPGFCMNGGIITASHKNGEYYSRGFTLPKLPGLYFSFTSNVNRDKVWPGILDRESSILKRWGELVSLVKTLRKARRTIDGSEAQEWLMRYPDDDGTYKYSFELEIPGKPHSLAEPNITVMMTIIGKDAGSESEPGNITEAEALLLWDAVTSTIRLRPGAI, encoded by the coding sequence ATGATGAAAGTATCAAAAAAAAGATTTGTTGCGGCTGGCTTATTCATCGTCGCGTTGTTGGTTTATTTCCATATCAACCCGATTGCTTTTCCTGCAAACGCTGAAGAAAAAAAGAACATGGAACCCTATATTCAAAACATGAAAACCCAATGTTATGGCCGGTTTTTAGTCGATGTCCCGCAGGAGAGTACGCGAGAAGGAAACGGCTCTTATGAATATGGTTTTGGCAAAGTTTCGGTTGAGCTGCAAGCAGGTGGTCTGCAGCATTTTCAGGCATATATCACCGGTTTGGAAAAGGACTTGGCTTCCCAGTACATCAGAAATGGCGCGTCCAAGCTGACGCATGCCGAGTCCTTCTCGGATAGTGGCAAGTTACTCGCTTCCTATGCAAATGAAGCGGGCATCGGATTCAATATGCTCGGGCTCGTCAAAAAGGAGAACGTGCTTTTCAAGGTAACGGCCAATGGATCGGATAAGTCTGACTTGGACACATTCTCACGCAACCTGCAGGAGCTAATTCCGTATTTGAAGCCGCTGGCGGATGACGCGATTCCAACCGGCCCGGGTTTCTGCATGAATGGCGGGATCATTACCGCCAGCCATAAAAATGGCGAATACTATTCGCGTGGATTCACCCTACCAAAGCTTCCAGGGCTCTATTTTAGTTTCACGTCCAATGTCAACCGCGATAAAGTTTGGCCAGGCATCCTTGACCGAGAAAGTAGCATTCTGAAACGGTGGGGCGAGCTAGTTTCTTTAGTTAAAACCCTCAGAAAAGCCCGCCGAACCATTGACGGCAGCGAAGCCCAGGAGTGGCTTATGCGCTATCCCGATGATGATGGCACCTATAAATATTCGTTCGAACTTGAAATTCCTGGCAAACCGCACTCCCTTGCTGAGCCAAACATTACTGTCATGATGACCATCATCGGAAAAGATGCTGGCAGTGAGAGCGAACCGGGCAACATAACTGAGGCCGAAGCCTTGCTGCTGTGGGATGCGGTTACCAGCACAATCCGTTTGCGCCCAGGGGCGATCTGA
- the hfq gene encoding RNA chaperone Hfq yields MSTPRQNLQDLLLNTLRREHVPVSMFLVNGIKLVGHIDSFDQYVVMLRSSASTQLVYKHAISTVVPSRDIKLGDPDESTPQ; encoded by the coding sequence GTGAGCACCCCAAGGCAAAATTTACAGGACCTTCTTTTGAACACGCTGCGCCGGGAGCATGTCCCCGTGTCGATGTTCCTGGTTAACGGCATCAAACTGGTCGGGCATATCGATTCATTCGATCAATATGTCGTCATGCTGCGCAGCAGTGCCAGTACCCAGCTGGTCTACAAACATGCAATTTCGACGGTGGTGCCATCGCGCGACATCAAACTTGGCGATCCGGACGAGTCGACCCCGCAGTAA
- a CDS encoding efflux RND transporter periplasmic adaptor subunit, which translates to MPTRRLKPWAIIVACLLMLALGVMLYRQWQGPVLPGYQVSAAPLVQNVVATGRVVSNSRAQVGSEITGVVTERLVREGDKVAGGDALLTLRADDLAARVREARAALAQLRQSRRPQAQARLRQAEAQLAQARREAGRSQALLQIDAISREAKEQADQALASALASAEQARFDSAALSAGQSEEGILQERLAAAEAAQVKTRVRTQFSGTVLTRNVEVGDLVQPGRVLFEIARADSTEVLVPVDERNLGVLALGQAATCVPDAYPDRQFKAVISFIAPAIDPQRGTVDIRLRVEPLPDYLRDDLTVTANIETGRRERALAVPNDALFELQGSQASAFVVRQGKARRATLTLGLRGLAMTEVSAGLEEGDWVLIRKDVREGQRVRVVRSAAPLQQARQSNRATRNETPIKFN; encoded by the coding sequence ATGCCGACGCGGCGGTTAAAACCCTGGGCGATCATTGTCGCTTGCTTGTTGATGCTGGCACTCGGTGTCATGCTGTATCGCCAGTGGCAAGGGCCGGTATTGCCGGGATACCAGGTGTCTGCAGCGCCCCTGGTGCAGAATGTCGTGGCTACCGGCCGGGTCGTCTCCAATTCACGGGCGCAAGTGGGCAGCGAAATCACCGGGGTGGTGACTGAACGCCTGGTGCGTGAAGGCGACAAGGTGGCAGGCGGGGATGCATTGTTGACGCTGCGTGCAGACGATCTCGCTGCCCGCGTGCGCGAGGCGCGTGCCGCGCTGGCACAATTGCGCCAGTCGCGTCGCCCCCAGGCGCAGGCAAGATTGCGCCAGGCTGAAGCGCAGCTTGCCCAGGCCCGCCGTGAAGCCGGGCGCAGCCAGGCACTCCTGCAAATCGATGCCATTTCGCGCGAAGCCAAAGAGCAAGCCGACCAGGCGCTGGCAAGCGCCCTGGCCAGCGCCGAACAGGCACGCTTCGATTCCGCCGCGCTTTCGGCAGGCCAATCCGAAGAAGGCATCCTTCAGGAACGCCTGGCAGCCGCGGAAGCGGCGCAGGTGAAAACACGCGTGCGGACGCAATTTTCAGGAACCGTATTGACGCGCAATGTGGAGGTGGGCGACCTGGTGCAGCCAGGGCGGGTATTGTTTGAAATCGCCCGTGCCGACAGCACGGAAGTCCTGGTCCCGGTGGACGAACGCAACCTGGGCGTGCTGGCGCTGGGCCAGGCGGCAACCTGCGTGCCGGATGCCTATCCAGACCGCCAGTTCAAGGCGGTCATCAGCTTTATTGCGCCCGCCATCGATCCACAGCGTGGCACTGTGGATATCCGCCTGCGTGTAGAGCCGCTGCCGGATTACCTGCGCGACGACCTGACCGTCACAGCCAATATCGAAACCGGACGCCGGGAGCGTGCCCTGGCTGTGCCCAACGATGCCTTGTTCGAACTCCAGGGCAGCCAGGCGAGTGCCTTCGTGGTGAGGCAAGGCAAGGCCCGTCGCGCTACATTGACGCTGGGCCTGCGCGGCCTGGCAATGACGGAGGTCAGCGCGGGCCTGGAAGAGGGCGACTGGGTACTGATCCGCAAGGATGTCCGCGAAGGCCAGCGGGTACGTGTTGTCCGCAGTGCCGCGCCGCTGCAGCAAGCCAGGCAGTCGAACCGGGCTACCCGCAACGAAACGCCGATCAAATTCAACTGA
- a CDS encoding ABC transporter permease, which yields MWIETTIALKFLRQGLIQTALILVGIAVGVAVIVFVTTLITGLQSNIIGRTLGTQSHIRVEPPEEINRLAPHPQGTQVLLLEDKRAQRLRSINNWIQVRDTLDTLAEVTAVSPVIAGPAFARRGDVRKSISLLGIDPPRYQKIIPVSEDIIAGQFRVGAGDAVIGKLLAMELGMQVGNKLRLESGDGRAAIVTVAGIFELGVRELDLRYVYVDLKQAQSMLDLSGGITLIDLTVRDLFAADAVAERIGRLTGLKVESWMQTNAQLVNALRSQTLSTSMISFFVALSVAFGIASVLAISVTQRTREIGILRAMGIRRQQLLRVFLVQGGLLGFAGSAIGALAGAGLVWVFNTFGPKLFYIPLSLALIPMTMAAATVTGVLAAMVPAWRASRLNPVEAIRYV from the coding sequence ATGTGGATTGAAACGACCATCGCGCTGAAATTTCTGCGGCAAGGGTTGATCCAGACTGCGCTGATTCTTGTTGGCATCGCCGTGGGCGTGGCCGTCATCGTGTTTGTGACCACCCTCATCACCGGCTTGCAGAGCAATATCATCGGGCGCACGCTGGGCACGCAATCGCATATTCGCGTCGAACCGCCCGAAGAAATCAACCGCCTGGCGCCCCACCCGCAGGGAACGCAAGTCCTGCTCCTGGAAGACAAGCGTGCCCAGCGCCTGCGTTCCATCAATAACTGGATCCAGGTGCGCGACACCCTGGACACCCTTGCCGAGGTGACTGCCGTGTCCCCTGTGATTGCGGGGCCGGCATTTGCCCGCCGCGGCGACGTGCGCAAGTCCATCTCCCTGCTCGGCATCGATCCGCCCCGCTACCAAAAGATTATTCCCGTAAGCGAAGACATCATCGCCGGCCAGTTCCGGGTAGGGGCGGGCGATGCGGTCATCGGCAAGCTGCTGGCCATGGAGCTCGGTATGCAGGTCGGCAACAAACTGCGTCTCGAATCAGGGGATGGCCGCGCCGCCATCGTCACTGTCGCAGGCATTTTTGAACTGGGCGTGCGCGAGCTCGACTTGCGCTATGTATATGTCGACCTGAAGCAGGCGCAATCCATGCTGGATTTATCGGGAGGCATCACGCTGATTGATCTCACCGTACGAGACTTGTTCGCTGCCGACGCCGTTGCTGAAAGAATCGGCCGCCTTACTGGCCTGAAAGTGGAAAGCTGGATGCAGACCAATGCACAATTGGTGAATGCGCTGCGGTCGCAAACGCTGTCGACCAGCATGATCAGCTTTTTTGTTGCACTCTCGGTTGCATTCGGCATAGCCAGCGTCCTGGCCATCAGTGTGACCCAGCGCACTCGCGAGATCGGCATCCTGCGCGCCATGGGCATCCGGCGCCAGCAATTGTTGCGCGTATTCCTGGTGCAGGGCGGCCTGCTCGGATTTGCCGGGTCGGCAATTGGCGCGCTGGCAGGGGCCGGCCTGGTCTGGGTATTCAATACCTTCGGCCCGAAGCTGTTTTACATACCGCTGTCGCTGGCCCTGATTCCGATGACGATGGCCGCCGCAACCGTCACCGGGGTTCTCGCCGCGATGGTGCCGGCATGGCGGGCGTCCCGCCTCAATCCGGTGGAGGCCATCCGCTATGTCTGA
- a CDS encoding PAAR domain-containing protein: MKGVIRIGDPTSHGGQVIAGAPTKTVNGIPVARVGDACTCPKKGHSGCVVAEGDPTVMIEGIPVAFHGHKTSCGASLISTIPTSGKD; this comes from the coding sequence ATGAAAGGCGTCATTCGCATCGGGGACCCTACCAGCCATGGCGGCCAGGTGATTGCCGGCGCACCGACAAAAACGGTCAACGGCATTCCGGTTGCGCGTGTCGGCGATGCCTGCACCTGCCCCAAAAAGGGCCATTCTGGCTGCGTCGTTGCGGAAGGCGATCCGACCGTAATGATCGAAGGCATCCCGGTTGCCTTCCATGGCCACAAAACGTCCTGCGGCGCCTCCCTGATCTCAACTATCCCGACTTCCGGCAAGGACTGA
- a CDS encoding ABC transporter ATP-binding protein, translated as MAAPAEAVLRLEQLRKSYNIGQPTETEVLHGISLTVGHQDFAALVGPSGSGKSTLLNLLGLLDQPTSGELYLLGQATRTMDDATRTALRGSRIGFVFQFHHLIQAFSAIDNVLMPLMLAHGKPDDEARERARSLLAEVGLEQFADKKPGELSGGQQQRVAIARALVTRPALLLADEPTGNLDTRTAASVFELFRKFNRQYGCAVLVVTHDPRLSAVCDRTIALVDGRIVENQDS; from the coding sequence ATGGCAGCTCCCGCCGAGGCGGTCCTGCGCCTGGAGCAATTACGCAAGTCCTATAACATCGGCCAGCCCACTGAAACGGAAGTCTTGCATGGCATCAGCCTGACGGTCGGCCACCAGGATTTCGCTGCCCTGGTCGGGCCTTCGGGATCGGGAAAAAGCACACTGTTGAACCTGCTTGGCCTGCTCGATCAACCCACATCGGGCGAACTGTACCTGCTGGGTCAGGCCACCCGGACCATGGATGACGCTACGCGCACTGCACTGCGCGGCAGCCGCATTGGATTTGTCTTCCAGTTTCACCACCTGATCCAGGCATTCAGCGCCATCGATAATGTGCTCATGCCGTTGATGCTGGCCCACGGCAAGCCCGATGACGAAGCTCGGGAACGCGCACGCAGCCTGCTCGCGGAAGTCGGGCTGGAACAGTTTGCCGACAAGAAGCCGGGCGAATTGTCTGGCGGGCAGCAGCAACGCGTGGCAATCGCACGGGCATTGGTCACGCGCCCGGCCCTGTTGCTGGCAGACGAGCCCACAGGGAACCTGGATACCAGGACCGCCGCAAGTGTCTTCGAACTATTTCGCAAGTTCAATCGCCAGTATGGATGCGCGGTGCTGGTGGTCACACACGATCCGCGACTATCGGCCGTGTGCGACCGCACCATTGCGCTGGTGGATGGTCGTATTGTTGAAAACCAGGATTCATGA
- a CDS encoding HU family DNA-binding protein → MSKAETIAAIAEQHDIPKKKAQEIYDGIFDGLTAELKKEGRAAVAGFGTFSVSQRAARTGRNPATGEPLKIKASKSIRFKQSAALKEVVQKFKAPK, encoded by the coding sequence TTGAGCAAAGCTGAAACCATTGCCGCAATCGCCGAGCAACACGATATCCCGAAGAAGAAAGCCCAGGAAATCTATGACGGCATTTTCGACGGTCTGACTGCTGAACTGAAAAAAGAAGGCCGCGCAGCTGTCGCCGGCTTTGGCACCTTCAGCGTGTCGCAGCGCGCAGCCCGCACCGGCCGCAACCCGGCAACTGGCGAACCCCTGAAAATCAAGGCATCGAAATCGATTCGCTTCAAGCAATCGGCCGCCTTGAAGGAAGTGGTTCAAAAGTTCAAGGCACCGAAGTAA
- a CDS encoding glycosyltransferase family 4 protein — protein MQTHAAYLSRHLHQHGYRIEVFTHRLSDPQMSQETADYDAAQPFPVHRILGRLSYQHNLQLLSQHIRRFSPDLIYTSTVYYGILQQRAGIPVVCRCVGNDVLRPWLGYPFQFGSRLLNNPHLEKLLHRWLERHTYPDWVELLFRRQRERITKAAAHAASHIFANSAFTAGLLQAIQVPQERIQILVGGVDSQRFHMPDACKISARRALGLPESGVLLMTACRLVAKKGVDLLLDALPALRATLPLAHLVIVGDGKYRARFEQYCAAQGIDNVIFTGRVSHDMIHRYYTACDMFLLASRESVNASTGTRDVETMGRVLCEANAAGIPVIASRSGGIPSVITDGVNGLLFEAENLEQLIDRINYLHGHPQARSEMIRQGLLRARDEFDWASILHAHRQAFHNSHIFQHRPIG, from the coding sequence ATGCAAACCCACGCGGCTTACCTTTCACGCCACCTTCACCAGCACGGCTACCGCATCGAAGTATTTACCCATCGCCTGTCCGATCCGCAGATGTCGCAGGAGACGGCAGACTATGATGCGGCGCAGCCTTTCCCGGTGCATCGCATTCTGGGACGCCTGTCATATCAGCATAATTTGCAATTGCTGTCGCAGCATATCCGGCGGTTTTCACCCGACCTGATTTACACGTCGACAGTGTATTACGGCATCCTGCAGCAGCGCGCCGGTATCCCGGTCGTATGCCGTTGTGTGGGTAACGATGTGCTGCGCCCATGGCTGGGTTATCCGTTTCAGTTCGGCAGCCGCCTGTTGAATAATCCGCACCTGGAAAAATTGCTGCATCGCTGGCTGGAAAGGCATACTTACCCTGACTGGGTCGAGCTGCTGTTTCGGCGGCAGCGCGAGCGGATAACGAAGGCAGCAGCACACGCGGCATCGCATATTTTTGCCAACAGCGCATTCACGGCTGGCTTGCTGCAAGCGATACAGGTGCCTCAGGAGCGGATTCAAATCCTGGTCGGCGGTGTCGATAGCCAGCGCTTTCACATGCCGGACGCATGCAAGATCAGCGCACGTCGGGCGCTCGGCTTGCCCGAGTCGGGCGTGCTGTTGATGACCGCATGCCGGCTAGTCGCCAAGAAAGGCGTCGACCTGCTGCTCGATGCATTGCCGGCTTTGCGCGCGACGCTTCCACTGGCGCACCTGGTCATCGTCGGCGATGGCAAATACCGCGCGCGCTTCGAGCAATACTGCGCGGCGCAGGGCATCGACAACGTCATCTTCACCGGTCGTGTGTCGCATGACATGATCCATCGCTACTACACGGCTTGCGACATGTTTCTCCTGGCCAGTCGCGAGAGCGTCAATGCAAGCACCGGCACGCGCGATGTGGAAACGATGGGGCGTGTATTGTGCGAAGCGAATGCCGCCGGCATTCCAGTCATCGCAAGCCGTTCAGGCGGCATACCAAGCGTAATCACCGATGGCGTCAACGGCTTGCTGTTCGAGGCCGAAAACCTCGAACAGTTAATCGACAGGATCAATTACCTGCACGGGCATCCACAGGCGCGAAGCGAGATGATCCGGCAGGGCCTGCTGCGTGCCCGCGATGAATTCGACTGGGCCAGCATCCTTCATGCGCATCGCCAGGCATTTCATAACAGCCACATCTTCCAGCATCGCCCAATCGGCTGA